The following proteins are encoded in a genomic region of Sneathiella marina:
- a CDS encoding hydantoinase B/oxoprolinase family protein, whose protein sequence is MWQIWIDRGGTFTDIVGKRPDGRLVSHKLLSENPERYKDAAVQGIKDLLAQESDLFDPSTQIENIKMGTTVATNALLERKGDRTLYVTSQGFGDALRIGYQSRPRIFDLDIKLPELLYEQVIEAEERIDAHGTILVSLNKKTLKAKMISAYEQGIRSIAIAFMHGYKYTEHEVQAAEIAEQIGFTQISTSHAVSPLIKLIARGDTTMVDAYLSPILRRYVNQVKDELGMSEASENNPRLMFMQSNGGLTDASLFQGKDAILSGPAGGVVGMTRTAAMSNLTKLIGFDMGGTSTDVTHYEGNYERSFETEVAGVRMRAPMMHIHTVAAGGGSILQFDGSRYRVGPESAGANPGPACYRRGGRLAVTDCNVMLGKIQPEYFPKVFGPDADESLDSQAVRNRFIEMADQIAGSTNSPAPSPEEVAEGFLKIAVENMANAVKQISVQRGYDITEYTLNCFGGAGGQHACLVADALDMKSVFIHPFAGVLSAYGMGLADVRAMREAQLDLPFNADLQNQLIAVSAPLTKDAQAEVLAQGIPKENLSYIQQVHLRYEGTDTSILIDLGSVESMKEAFEAAHHKRFGFIAENRGLVAEALSVEVIGVTETEIDPLSDLPQSSGEATALDDVDMYVNGDWQKVSLYDREAIRPGETVTGPAIITESTGTIVVEEGWRATLNTRLHLIVSRYKDKAQLKAIGTDADPVMLEVFNNLFMSIAEQMGATLSNTAYSVNIKERLDFSCAIFDQAGNLVANAPHVPVHLGSMGESIKTVITENTGQMKPGNVYALNAPYNGGTHLPDVTVITPVFDQQGEKILFYVGSRGHHADIGGRTPGSAPPDSQVIEEEGVLIDNFLLVEEGRFRETETRALLASGKYPCRNPDHNIADLTAQIAANETGVQEVRKMIRQFGFAVVEAYMRHVQDNAEESVRRVLDVLKDGSFLYPLDNGTQIKVDISVNRANRDATIDFTGTSDQIAGNYNAPIAICKAAVLYVFRTLVGDDIPLNEGCMKPLKIIVPERSMINPQYPAAVIAGNTEVSQAITDALYGALGILASSQGTMNNFVYGNDIHQNYETICGGTGAGSDHNGADAVHSHMTNTRMTDPEVLEQRFPVRIEEFSIRQNSGGNGAFKGGNGAIRKMKFLEPMTVTILSSHRDTDPYGMAGGNAGQRGINYAILNNGKVVSLSGNSESNLSAGDMIVIETPGGGGFGRVTEK, encoded by the coding sequence ATGTGGCAAATCTGGATTGACCGCGGCGGGACCTTTACGGACATCGTCGGAAAGCGCCCTGATGGACGTCTGGTATCCCATAAATTGCTGTCAGAAAATCCCGAGCGTTATAAGGATGCTGCCGTACAGGGTATAAAAGACCTTCTGGCGCAAGAGAGCGATCTGTTTGACCCGTCGACACAGATTGAAAACATCAAGATGGGTACGACCGTCGCCACTAACGCCCTTTTGGAACGCAAGGGTGATCGTACCCTTTATGTGACCAGCCAGGGTTTTGGCGATGCGCTCCGCATCGGGTATCAAAGTCGGCCCCGTATTTTTGACCTTGATATTAAACTACCGGAGCTTCTGTACGAACAGGTAATCGAGGCTGAAGAACGCATAGACGCGCATGGCACCATCTTGGTATCGCTCAATAAAAAGACGTTAAAAGCCAAGATGATTTCGGCTTATGAGCAAGGTATTCGGTCCATCGCGATCGCCTTTATGCATGGTTATAAATATACTGAACATGAGGTACAAGCCGCAGAAATTGCTGAACAAATCGGGTTTACTCAGATTTCAACGAGCCACGCTGTAAGCCCGTTGATCAAGCTAATTGCCCGAGGTGACACCACTATGGTGGATGCGTATCTTTCTCCCATTTTACGGCGCTACGTAAATCAGGTTAAAGATGAATTAGGCATGTCGGAAGCGTCCGAAAACAATCCAAGATTGATGTTCATGCAATCAAATGGCGGCCTGACAGATGCCAGCCTGTTTCAAGGTAAAGACGCCATCCTGTCTGGTCCGGCTGGCGGTGTCGTCGGCATGACCCGGACTGCCGCTATGAGTAACCTGACAAAACTTATCGGCTTTGATATGGGCGGAACCTCCACGGACGTCACCCATTACGAAGGAAATTACGAACGCAGTTTCGAAACGGAAGTCGCTGGCGTACGCATGCGCGCACCGATGATGCATATACATACAGTAGCAGCCGGCGGGGGATCCATTTTACAGTTTGACGGATCGCGGTACCGTGTGGGCCCTGAATCTGCCGGTGCCAATCCCGGTCCGGCCTGTTACCGACGCGGCGGCAGACTGGCAGTCACCGATTGCAATGTGATGCTTGGAAAAATACAGCCGGAATATTTTCCGAAAGTATTCGGACCCGATGCCGATGAGTCTTTGGACAGCCAGGCAGTCCGCAACAGATTTATCGAAATGGCAGATCAGATAGCCGGGTCAACAAATTCACCCGCACCGTCGCCAGAAGAAGTGGCCGAAGGGTTTTTGAAAATCGCCGTGGAGAATATGGCAAATGCCGTAAAGCAAATATCTGTCCAACGCGGGTATGATATCACGGAATATACCCTGAACTGCTTTGGCGGTGCCGGCGGTCAGCATGCCTGCCTGGTGGCTGATGCTCTGGATATGAAAAGCGTCTTTATCCATCCGTTTGCCGGGGTTCTTTCCGCGTATGGAATGGGACTTGCCGACGTGAGAGCCATGCGTGAAGCCCAGCTTGACCTGCCGTTTAACGCCGACTTACAAAACCAATTGATTGCCGTTAGTGCCCCGTTGACGAAAGATGCACAAGCTGAAGTCCTGGCGCAAGGCATACCCAAAGAAAACTTGAGCTATATCCAGCAGGTACATCTGCGGTATGAGGGTACAGATACATCAATATTGATTGATCTTGGGTCGGTCGAAAGCATGAAAGAAGCATTTGAAGCAGCCCATCACAAACGTTTTGGATTTATAGCGGAAAACCGGGGGTTGGTTGCGGAAGCGCTTTCGGTGGAGGTTATAGGTGTTACGGAAACGGAAATCGATCCCCTATCGGATTTACCACAATCTTCAGGCGAAGCGACAGCACTGGATGATGTCGATATGTATGTTAATGGGGATTGGCAAAAGGTTTCCTTATATGACCGCGAAGCAATTCGACCCGGTGAAACCGTCACTGGGCCAGCCATTATTACAGAATCTACCGGAACCATTGTCGTCGAAGAGGGATGGCGTGCGACACTCAATACAAGGTTACATTTGATTGTTAGCCGATATAAGGACAAGGCGCAGCTGAAAGCCATCGGGACCGACGCAGACCCGGTTATGTTGGAAGTGTTCAATAACCTATTTATGTCCATTGCCGAGCAGATGGGCGCGACACTTTCCAATACGGCTTATTCCGTCAATATCAAGGAGCGGCTGGATTTCTCTTGCGCGATCTTCGATCAAGCAGGCAATCTGGTCGCCAACGCTCCACATGTACCGGTACATTTGGGCTCTATGGGTGAATCCATCAAAACCGTTATCACGGAAAACACCGGACAAATGAAACCGGGGAACGTTTATGCCTTGAACGCACCCTATAACGGAGGAACACATCTTCCTGATGTCACGGTCATCACACCGGTCTTCGACCAGCAAGGGGAGAAAATCCTGTTCTATGTTGGCTCACGAGGGCACCATGCGGATATCGGTGGCCGCACACCGGGTTCCGCACCTCCCGATAGCCAGGTTATTGAAGAAGAAGGCGTCCTTATCGATAATTTTCTACTTGTTGAAGAAGGTCGCTTTCGCGAAACCGAAACACGTGCCCTGCTCGCCTCCGGCAAATACCCTTGTCGTAACCCGGATCATAATATTGCAGATCTAACAGCCCAGATCGCCGCCAATGAAACCGGCGTGCAGGAAGTTCGCAAAATGATCCGTCAGTTCGGGTTTGCTGTGGTCGAAGCCTATATGCGTCATGTACAGGACAATGCCGAAGAATCCGTCCGTCGTGTGCTGGATGTGTTGAAGGACGGATCCTTTTTATATCCTCTGGATAACGGAACACAAATTAAAGTCGACATTTCCGTCAATCGCGCTAACCGGGATGCGACCATCGATTTTACTGGCACATCGGATCAGATTGCAGGAAATTACAATGCGCCTATCGCTATCTGCAAGGCAGCGGTGCTTTACGTTTTCAGAACACTGGTCGGCGATGATATTCCCCTCAACGAAGGATGCATGAAGCCATTGAAGATTATTGTGCCGGAACGGAGCATGATAAATCCCCAATACCCGGCCGCTGTCATTGCAGGGAATACCGAGGTGTCACAAGCCATAACCGATGCTTTGTATGGTGCTTTGGGGATTCTGGCGTCCAGTCAGGGCACGATGAATAATTTCGTCTATGGCAATGATATTCATCAAAACTACGAAACTATCTGCGGCGGAACCGGCGCCGGCTCTGATCATAATGGAGCGGATGCCGTGCACAGTCATATGACAAACACCAGAATGACAGATCCGGAAGTATTGGAGCAACGGTTTCCTGTTCGAATTGAGGAATTCTCAATCCGTCAAAACTCCGGTGGAAATGGCGCATTCAAAGGTGGCAACGGAGCAATTCGAAAAATGAAATTTCTGGAGCCCATGACAGTTACGATCCTTTCATCACACCGAGATACAGACCCCTATGGCATGGCCGGAGGAAACGCTGGCCAAAGAGGGATAAATTATGCAATTCTTAACAATGGTAAGGTAGTGTCATTAAGTGGTAACTCTGAATCCAACCTGTCGGCCGGAGACATGATTGTAATTGAAACCCCCGGTGGTGGCGGATTTGGACGCGTAACTGAAAAGTAG
- the sthA gene encoding Si-specific NAD(P)(+) transhydrogenase, with product MISCDLLVIGSGPAGKRAAIQAAKWGKKVYVIEKNSEVGGVTVHTGTIPSKTLRETVLNLSGWRERAFYGRSYRVKSDITANDLRQRMDITLNHEVDTLEHQFARNNVNIVYGIAHFISPDVIEVELEEGEKQQYRASRILIATGTHPYRPDDIPFDDERIIDSDDILKIKQVPKSITIIGAGVIGVEYATIFSALDVKVTLVEPRNSMLDFIDRELVDDLMHQMRDCGVNMRFGQQVKSVGLEGGGSVVELENGRMIYSEVTMFAAGRIGNTSGLKLDNCGLEADSRGRLSLADANSFQTVVPHIYAAGDVIGFPSLASTSMEQGRLAVFHAFDKDAFAYSAPDYFPYGIYSVPELSTVGMSEEEVVERGIAFESGICRFRETSRGQIMGLDHGMMKLIFSMKTRRLLGAHILGEGATELIHIGQAVLNLKGTLDYFVENTFNYPTLAEAYKVAALDAWNKMPQSAAGKSQQQSN from the coding sequence ATGATTTCATGTGATTTATTAGTTATTGGGAGCGGCCCTGCCGGGAAGCGGGCGGCAATTCAGGCCGCGAAATGGGGTAAAAAGGTTTATGTAATCGAGAAAAACTCGGAGGTTGGTGGTGTAACTGTGCATACCGGAACGATCCCAAGCAAAACCCTTCGGGAAACGGTCCTCAACCTGTCTGGATGGAGAGAACGGGCGTTCTATGGTCGATCTTATCGGGTAAAAAGCGACATCACGGCCAATGACTTACGTCAGCGCATGGATATAACCCTTAATCATGAAGTAGATACCCTTGAGCATCAATTCGCACGTAACAATGTGAATATTGTCTATGGGATTGCCCATTTTATCAGTCCCGATGTTATTGAAGTTGAGCTGGAAGAGGGGGAAAAGCAGCAATATCGCGCAAGCAGAATTTTAATCGCGACCGGCACCCATCCGTACCGTCCTGACGATATACCGTTTGACGACGAACGAATTATCGATAGCGATGATATACTCAAGATTAAACAGGTGCCAAAATCCATAACAATTATTGGGGCGGGTGTTATCGGGGTCGAGTATGCCACAATCTTCAGTGCGCTTGACGTCAAAGTGACATTGGTTGAGCCAAGAAACAGCATGTTGGATTTTATCGACCGTGAGTTGGTGGATGACCTCATGCATCAAATGCGGGATTGCGGCGTCAATATGCGATTTGGACAACAGGTGAAATCCGTGGGGCTGGAGGGGGGAGGTTCCGTCGTTGAGCTTGAAAACGGTCGTATGATCTATTCTGAAGTTACGATGTTTGCTGCGGGCCGTATTGGAAATACTAGTGGCCTAAAGCTCGATAATTGTGGTCTGGAGGCAGATAGCCGCGGACGGTTATCATTGGCCGACGCCAATAGTTTTCAAACCGTGGTGCCGCATATTTACGCTGCGGGTGATGTCATCGGTTTTCCAAGTCTTGCGTCTACTTCAATGGAGCAGGGACGGCTCGCGGTATTTCACGCATTTGATAAAGATGCGTTTGCTTACAGTGCGCCAGATTATTTTCCTTACGGTATTTATTCGGTTCCGGAACTTTCAACAGTTGGCATGTCTGAAGAAGAGGTTGTTGAACGGGGAATCGCTTTTGAAAGCGGTATATGCCGTTTTCGGGAGACTTCACGAGGGCAAATCATGGGGCTTGATCACGGCATGATGAAATTGATTTTCTCCATGAAAACCAGACGCTTGCTAGGAGCTCATATCTTGGGGGAAGGGGCGACGGAACTTATTCATATCGGACAAGCGGTTTTGAATTTGAAAGGTACGCTGGATTATTTTGTTGAGAATACATTCAACTATCCGACCTTAGCAGAAGCATATAAAGTTGCTGCGCTCGACGCTTGGAACAAAATGCCCCAAAGCGCAGCTGGGAAATCACAACAACAATCCAACTAA
- a CDS encoding crotonase/enoyl-CoA hydratase family protein produces the protein MSQEKILMKKNGPVTTITLNRPEVRNALDQSSANLLTEMFREFDTDDSQRVAVVTGSGGAFCAGADLKETATRVDYIAWAGHADGPFHAPLSKPLIAAVSGHACAGGLGLALYCDIRIADETAVFGVFSRRWGVPMSDGTTVRLPRVIGTGPAMDMMLTGKAVTASEALSLGLITRICTSENVVADAEQLAQKMATFPQVAMLSDRQSLYAQNGHPESDAIAYETKCAEAAKQQEAQSGAARFAAGEGRHGAF, from the coding sequence ATGAGCCAAGAAAAAATTTTAATGAAGAAAAATGGCCCTGTAACAACAATCACCCTTAACCGACCAGAAGTTAGAAATGCCCTGGATCAGTCCTCTGCAAATTTACTGACGGAAATGTTTCGGGAATTTGATACGGATGACAGCCAACGTGTAGCTGTCGTCACAGGTTCTGGCGGCGCATTCTGTGCTGGCGCTGACTTGAAGGAAACCGCAACCCGGGTTGACTACATAGCCTGGGCCGGTCATGCAGATGGGCCGTTTCATGCGCCGTTATCCAAGCCGCTTATTGCCGCAGTTTCCGGCCACGCCTGCGCCGGAGGATTGGGTCTCGCTTTATATTGTGACATTCGAATTGCTGATGAAACCGCTGTTTTTGGTGTCTTTTCCCGTCGTTGGGGCGTCCCCATGAGCGATGGAACGACGGTTCGTTTACCACGGGTAATTGGCACCGGTCCGGCAATGGATATGATGCTAACCGGAAAAGCTGTAACTGCCTCCGAAGCCCTGTCGCTTGGCCTGATCACACGTATCTGCACGAGTGAAAATGTTGTAGCAGATGCAGAACAGCTCGCCCAGAAAATGGCAACTTTTCCGCAAGTCGCCATGCTGTCTGACCGGCAAAGCCTCTATGCTCAAAACGGACACCCTGAATCCGACGCTATCGCTTATGAAACTAAATGTGCCGAAGCAGCCAAGCAACAAGAAGCGCAATCCGGCGCTGCACGTTTTGCTGCAGGGGAAGGCAGGCATGGTGCTTTCTAG
- a CDS encoding Lrp/AsnC family transcriptional regulator: protein MDSFDRRILSELQINSNRPIIDIAAAVNLSLSACHRRIKNLEESGVIMSYAARLDKKKLGLEMDVFVEISLISQSQEALESFEKAVVTYNEILECHLTTGNADYIIRVAAKEVTDFDRIHRNCLAKLPHVSSMRSTFTLRSIKPWTGYPVN, encoded by the coding sequence ATGGATTCCTTCGATCGTCGTATTTTGTCGGAATTACAAATTAATTCCAACAGGCCCATAATTGACATTGCGGCCGCGGTTAATCTGTCTTTATCTGCTTGTCATCGCCGAATTAAAAACCTGGAAGAAAGCGGCGTGATAATGAGCTATGCCGCACGTCTCGATAAAAAAAAGCTTGGGCTGGAAATGGACGTTTTCGTCGAGATATCGCTTATTTCTCAAAGTCAGGAAGCTTTGGAGTCTTTCGAAAAGGCAGTGGTCACGTATAACGAAATACTTGAATGCCATTTAACCACAGGGAATGCGGATTATATTATCCGGGTTGCCGCAAAGGAGGTTACCGATTTCGATCGGATACATCGAAACTGTCTGGCAAAGCTGCCTCATGTCTCCAGCATGAGGTCAACTTTTACACTGCGATCGATTAAACCCTGGACAGGGTATCCGGTTAATTAA
- the ald gene encoding alanine dehydrogenase, protein MLIGAPKEIKNHEYRVGLTPESVGELIANGHDVIVEKDAGRGIGAFDDSYIAAGAKIVATAEEIFATAEMVVKVKEPQPAERAQLREGQILYTYLHLAPDPEQTKDLMASGAVCIAYETVTDNQGGLPLLKPMSQVAGRMSVQAGATALEKAHGGRGVLLGGVPGVAPGKVVIIGGGVVGFNAAQMAVGMHADVTILDRNPTTLESLENHFESSAKVIYSTAAALEKLVAEADLVVGAVLIPGAAAPKLVTREMLSTMQEGAVIVDVAIDQGGCFETSKATTHADPTYVVDGVVHYCVANMPGGVARTSTYALNNVTLPHAIKIANKGWKGALAADPHLANGLNVWNGQITCEPVARDLNLDYTTVETAINS, encoded by the coding sequence ATGTTGATCGGTGCACCTAAGGAAATTAAAAACCACGAATATCGTGTTGGACTGACGCCGGAAAGCGTCGGCGAACTTATCGCCAATGGCCATGATGTAATAGTCGAGAAAGATGCCGGTCGTGGCATCGGGGCTTTTGACGATTCCTACATCGCAGCGGGCGCAAAAATCGTTGCCACAGCTGAAGAAATTTTCGCCACTGCAGAAATGGTGGTTAAAGTTAAGGAACCTCAGCCAGCCGAGCGGGCACAGCTTCGCGAAGGCCAGATTCTTTATACCTACCTGCACCTTGCTCCAGATCCTGAGCAAACCAAGGACTTAATGGCTTCCGGTGCTGTTTGTATTGCCTACGAAACGGTAACCGATAACCAAGGTGGCCTCCCCCTCCTCAAACCCATGAGCCAGGTTGCCGGCCGAATGTCGGTTCAAGCCGGTGCAACTGCCCTTGAAAAAGCACATGGTGGTCGCGGTGTCCTATTGGGCGGCGTTCCAGGCGTTGCTCCTGGTAAAGTAGTTATTATTGGCGGGGGAGTTGTTGGTTTCAATGCAGCCCAAATGGCCGTCGGTATGCATGCCGATGTTACTATTCTGGATCGCAATCCAACAACACTTGAAAGCCTCGAAAACCATTTTGAATCGTCAGCCAAAGTTATCTACTCGACGGCTGCCGCTCTTGAGAAACTGGTCGCCGAGGCTGATCTGGTTGTCGGAGCAGTTCTTATTCCAGGTGCGGCGGCACCAAAACTGGTAACCCGTGAAATGCTTTCTACCATGCAGGAAGGCGCCGTCATTGTCGATGTCGCCATTGATCAGGGTGGTTGCTTCGAAACATCGAAAGCGACAACCCATGCGGATCCGACATATGTTGTCGATGGCGTTGTTCACTATTGCGTCGCCAATATGCCCGGTGGTGTGGCCAGAACCTCCACATATGCTTTGAATAACGTGACCCTGCCCCATGCCATCAAGATCGCCAACAAAGGCTGGAAGGGTGCCTTGGCTGCAGATCCGCATCTTGCCAATGGCCTGAATGTCTGGAATGGGCAAATTACCTGTGAACCTGTAGCACGGGATCTCAATCTGGACTACACAACGGTAGAAACGGCGATCAACAGCTGA
- a CDS encoding OprD family outer membrane porin → MADKKSKKQLTSHRLATAFLLPSILIFPAQMTFAADVGEFEIKLKTYYFNRDKDQDNPDSVAFTQGLMLYYNSPYLNDFVNLNAAGFANLKLVGESGKGGSGLLQVQPDGSQTSYAKLGELNLDFKLPKNGNLIIGRKQLTYPLKNDINNRATPAASQAAVLTYDIGGTTLYALASDRGSPKTVTKFNKYQDNNGDDFIVYIAGAKHEFENSLFIEASAGHADNVMNRAYLDVQYPITLNDDYTLKLDAHQYFGWADGEGAVANVGSDYYSSLTSLVGHLSAHNARFTLGFQNVSGDSHQVSWDGGVNDENSYKTWHSVTRLDFDRGGERTYIVRLDYDLKDFIEGLTSMVRYTSGHNIKRNDGQRGSEWERDFVLTYRPPMLPDLSFSWINGYVKSSETYNSVENRIIVNYAIKY, encoded by the coding sequence GTGGCAGACAAAAAATCCAAAAAACAGCTTACTTCGCATCGACTAGCAACAGCTTTCTTGCTGCCGTCAATACTCATATTTCCGGCTCAAATGACATTCGCAGCAGATGTTGGCGAATTTGAAATCAAATTAAAAACCTACTATTTCAATCGGGACAAGGATCAGGATAACCCGGATTCTGTCGCTTTTACACAAGGTTTGATGCTCTATTATAATTCACCTTATCTGAATGATTTCGTAAATCTCAATGCCGCTGGATTCGCCAACCTCAAGCTGGTCGGCGAGAGCGGCAAAGGTGGGTCAGGACTGTTACAGGTTCAACCTGATGGCAGCCAGACGTCTTACGCGAAGCTCGGTGAATTAAATCTGGATTTTAAATTGCCAAAAAACGGAAATCTGATAATCGGCCGCAAACAATTAACCTATCCACTCAAAAACGATATAAATAACCGGGCAACCCCTGCCGCGAGCCAGGCGGCTGTCCTCACCTATGACATCGGTGGGACAACCTTATATGCCTTGGCATCGGATAGAGGGTCGCCAAAAACAGTTACCAAGTTCAACAAATACCAGGATAATAATGGCGACGATTTTATAGTTTACATTGCCGGGGCAAAGCATGAGTTCGAAAATTCACTCTTCATAGAAGCGTCGGCCGGGCATGCGGATAATGTCATGAACCGTGCCTATCTCGATGTTCAATATCCCATTACGCTTAATGACGATTACACCCTTAAACTTGATGCGCATCAATATTTCGGTTGGGCCGATGGAGAAGGTGCTGTCGCGAATGTCGGTTCTGACTACTACTCCAGCCTGACCAGCCTTGTCGGGCACCTGAGTGCTCATAACGCACGCTTCACCCTTGGATTCCAGAATGTAAGTGGCGACAGCCACCAGGTCTCATGGGATGGCGGCGTCAATGACGAAAATAGCTACAAGACATGGCATAGTGTAACCCGTCTTGATTTCGATCGCGGCGGCGAACGCACGTATATTGTCCGCCTCGACTATGACCTGAAGGATTTTATTGAAGGCCTCACTTCAATGGTCCGATATACATCCGGCCACAATATCAAACGAAACGATGGCCAACGAGGATCGGAATGGGAAAGAGACTTTGTACTCACTTACCGCCCACCCATGCTGCCCGATTTGTCCTTTTCCTGGATAAATGGCTACGTAAAATCCAGCGAAACATATAATTCGGTGGAAAACCGGATTATTGTCAATTACGCCATTAAATACTAA
- the gcvA gene encoding transcriptional regulator GcvA, with product MSDHLPPLAALRALESAARHGSFTRAAAELNVTQSAISHQIRHLEEIWSLELFARDARPLTLTKSGAALAPIARDFFSKLSATLESLRVEDKQGPLKISALESFSLTWLVPRLSDFRECHPEIDVWISTTDRLIDFSAEDVDLGIRLGRGVFPGLHSSLLLREYVFPVCSTQLLKRLGVPKSPAELARFPLLLRHDDMLSPRWDTWLGAAGVPDLPLDQGPRFPNSNMALQAAIAGQGVALVRSAHVDSGMNAAGLVRLFDVHYPSEAAYYLVCPEGTQARPRITAFREWIQAEAAQSQLQYDREVSQSKVPSETNDRLVPD from the coding sequence ATGTCCGATCACCTTCCTCCATTAGCAGCGCTGAGAGCGCTTGAATCAGCAGCTCGTCATGGTAGCTTTACTCGTGCTGCGGCGGAACTTAACGTGACGCAGAGCGCGATAAGCCACCAAATCCGCCATCTGGAGGAAATCTGGAGCCTTGAACTCTTTGCCCGTGATGCTCGGCCGCTTACCCTGACCAAAAGCGGCGCCGCTCTCGCCCCAATTGCGCGCGACTTTTTCTCCAAATTGTCAGCAACATTGGAAAGCTTACGTGTAGAAGACAAGCAAGGACCGCTTAAGATCAGTGCGCTTGAATCCTTTTCATTAACTTGGCTAGTGCCACGGCTCAGTGATTTTCGCGAATGCCATCCAGAGATTGATGTCTGGATATCAACGACTGATCGATTGATCGATTTTTCGGCTGAAGATGTCGACTTGGGAATCCGGCTTGGACGCGGTGTCTTTCCTGGGTTGCATAGCAGCCTATTGTTGCGTGAGTATGTCTTTCCGGTATGTAGCACTCAATTATTGAAACGCCTAGGCGTACCAAAATCTCCGGCTGAGCTGGCACGTTTTCCCCTGTTACTGCGCCACGATGATATGCTGAGCCCACGCTGGGACACCTGGCTTGGCGCCGCCGGTGTGCCAGATCTACCTCTTGATCAGGGCCCGCGCTTCCCCAACTCGAATATGGCCCTGCAGGCGGCAATTGCAGGCCAAGGAGTGGCGCTGGTCCGCAGCGCACATGTAGACAGCGGCATGAACGCAGCAGGCTTGGTACGATTGTTCGACGTGCATTACCCGTCCGAGGCAGCCTATTACCTTGTTTGCCCGGAAGGAACTCAAGCGCGTCCAAGGATTACAGCTTTTCGAGAGTGGATCCAAGCAGAAGCCGCTCAATCGCAGCTACAATATGACCGTGAAGTGAGCCAGTCGAAAGTCCCAAGCGAAACGAATGATCGCCTGGTACCTGATTGA
- a CDS encoding ETC complex I subunit codes for MSLKARIFQPAKNAMQSGRKGTKHWRLEYAPAAHKYVEPLMGWTGSTDTTQQVVVDFDDKEAAIEFCEANDIAFTVFEPKKRKLHLKAYADNFSFSRVRG; via the coding sequence ATGAGCCTCAAGGCGAGAATTTTTCAACCGGCTAAAAATGCCATGCAATCGGGCCGTAAGGGCACGAAGCATTGGCGTTTGGAATATGCACCTGCGGCTCATAAATATGTAGAGCCATTGATGGGATGGACAGGTTCAACAGATACGACACAGCAAGTTGTCGTTGATTTCGATGACAAGGAAGCCGCTATCGAATTTTGCGAGGCAAATGACATCGCCTTTACAGTGTTCGAACCCAAAAAACGCAAGCTTCACTTAAAAGCCTATGCGGACAATTTTTCTTTTAGCCGTGTTAGAGGCTGA
- a CDS encoding PA14 domain-containing protein produces the protein MFKFSMKSDIFKIFVAGFLAMGVTFTAFTASAEPFTGLKPASPQPNAAELKPGLAVQYYGAKFNNLEELDDWMKYDDGKPGIPLPMLNYHVGTGDVLTTKSNDFVGADIKGFIKMDKPGRYTFLVHSNDGVYLAIGDKLIYEFPTVHADTFSDELVLEISEPGWYPIHIKYFEKKNTSTLELYWEAPSGGDMDFVPAEAFAHIGK, from the coding sequence ATGTTTAAATTTAGTATGAAGTCAGATATTTTTAAAATTTTTGTCGCTGGATTTTTGGCGATGGGTGTAACGTTTACTGCATTTACAGCGTCGGCTGAACCGTTCACCGGGTTGAAGCCAGCCTCTCCGCAGCCTAATGCAGCAGAACTTAAACCAGGCCTCGCTGTCCAATATTATGGGGCGAAATTCAATAACCTGGAAGAATTAGACGACTGGATGAAATATGATGACGGGAAGCCGGGTATTCCGCTGCCGATGTTAAATTATCATGTCGGTACTGGCGATGTGCTGACAACCAAAAGCAATGATTTTGTTGGCGCCGATATCAAGGGCTTTATCAAGATGGATAAGCCGGGCCGCTATACATTTTTGGTTCATTCCAATGATGGTGTTTACTTGGCCATTGGAGACAAACTGATTTATGAATTCCCGACGGTTCATGCTGACACATTTTCAGATGAATTAGTGCTTGAGATTTCTGAGCCGGGCTGGTATCCGATCCACATAAAATATTTTGAAAAGAAGAATACATCCACTCTCGAACTTTATTGGGAAGCCCCCAGCGGGGGAGACATGGATTTTGTTCCAGCAGAAGCGTTTGCACATATAGGAAAGTAA